The Dama dama isolate Ldn47 chromosome 29, ASM3311817v1, whole genome shotgun sequence DNA window AAACCATCCACAGGAGGACTCTGGAGCCCACCCAAAAATGATTCCCCACGTCCAAAGTTCTCTTTTAAACAAGATGGTTGGAGGCgctcaaatacaaaataaatcccATACCCGCCAGGTGGGAaaccaacaaactggaaaacaatactACCAAAagagttctcccactgttgtcaAGCTTCCCAGCCTGCAGATCTGGCAAGGAGACTggaaatccccagggaatctgactttacttccacaggactgtgggggaaaaaagactcCGTACTCAAAGGagacaaacaaaatcttgcatgCACCATGACCCAGGGGataggagcagtgaccccacaggagacagaACCAGATCTCCCTGCTAAAGTTggagtctcctgtggaggtatgggtcagcagtggcttgcCTTGGGGACGGGGCACTAGCAGCAGCAATCCTGGAAGCTGCCCCTTGACGTGAGTCCCCTTAGAGGTTGCAGAAAAGCAAACACTTCATTCATTAATAATGGTTCCTACTTTTTTAGTATAAGAAGGGCAAAAATTGGCTTCTGAACTCTGTTGGGTTTTGGTCTTACAGTAGCAATACAGAGGCTCCAGGAGGTGACATTACCAGCAAGTATGGACAAGGGACTTTATGGAAAAGAGAACTAGGATCCAACCCGGGACAGCCCAGAACTGGAGGGCAGAACCATGCACTTCACAGCGCCTGCTTTTTGCTTCCTGCCTCTGCATGTGTTTGATTATTTGCACTGATATGAGATCTCTGTTCTTTCCCTATTATTTGTGTTTGTATTAGATCAAAGCATTTTCTACTAATCCTTCTTTCTCAAAGAGTTTCTTAGGAACTCATAGGAATGCTTTTAGAAGTATGAAACCCAGAAATTGGAATGCTCTTCAGCATACAGCAAAGGAAAGTTCTCACACTGAAAGCACTTTGGAACTAGcaccaaggtgaaaagaaaatacCTTTGCCAGGGGCCTAGCTCCTTTCCAGTGTCACCTTCCAGTCACTGTCTCAGGCCAgctctcctgtctcctccctgaGGGCAGGCAGTCTGTGATTCTCACAGTCCTGATGATATCTGCCAGGAGCACTTGATGCCTCTTGTGTGATATGCACTCATTGAATCCAAACAGTAATTTTGTGAAACTACTCTTATTGTCCCCatattaaagatgaagaaactgatctACAGTGTTATCTATAGCGTTATCACTGATCTATAATGATATTTTTCAGGGTCACACTGCTGGTAATTAGCAGATCTGGGATTCAGAGGTTTTGAAATTTCTAGAACTCTCCTTAGACTTGGGCTCTCTTCCTGTGGCTTCCACTCTGACTACACCGTGCAGTTAGAAGAAATCAGCACAGAACGGAGCTCCTGAGATGGAGGCAGTGAAGGCGCTGTGTGAGGGGGTGAACTGCTCAGTCCTGAGGAGGCAGGGCTGAGGAGAAGGTGGGAGACAGAGTAATAGGAGTCAGGAGCGGCCATCAACACCGCATGTCCTCAGCTTTCCTGCAGGAGGGGACTGCTTCCCTCAGATATGTATATCAACCATTCTTTAATGAGTAGGTATACAATAGTTATGCCTATGGCATCAAAACTAaccattttctagaatttcaaaatctcctttatatcttttttctttttagcacccTCGACAGCtgataggatcttagttccccaaccaaagcTCCCTAGAGGGAAAACTCAGAGTCCTAACAACTGCACCCATAGAAAATTCCCAGAATTCCATCTTTTGACAGACATTTGCTAGAAAGTGATAGAACTGTTCCACactataaaatgaacaaatactaTTTTGCCATAGGTATATATAGACAAAATAAGCATttaggtgttcaaaaaaaaaaaaaaacctcaggaaGTTTACCTTGATaagtattgaataaataaaacaaattacaatattaatgaaatagaatatattttctaaattttaatacaATGCAAACATATGcatcttttatatgaaaatataaatatgagataaaacattaaataaataataaataaataaataacaccgAGGCAGTTATCGCTAATGGACTGATACCCCTGCAGCTGAATAATTTCTATCTACTATCTTCTTACTACTGACAATGTATTGGTTGAACTAATCCAATAAATTTTGTGGCTGAAACAGAAATCAGAGTCTTCTGAAATGACCACAGGTAACTGTACAAGGGTGATGTGGCATCTTAGTCAGTGAGAGTCCTGTCAAGGTGAGATCAGGTCTCCATCCATCATTCTTAACCTTTCTTGCAAGCTGGTTGATGAAGAGAAGGATCTCATGATTTCCAGTCTGACGATTTCCCAGGCACAGTCGCTGTATCCCTTCTCTTGCAGGTAGACATGGATGCCCTGGAAGTACCTCTTCACGGCCAGTGTGGGGCCCATCCTTCCCAGGGCAGAGTCTTCCTCTCCCGTCACCTGCCCCAGGCAGGCATCCAGGTTGTCCAGCTGCTGATGGAGTCCCGTGCGGAGCTGCTCCAGGAGGGTGGTGTCCCAGGCAGCAGAGGAGCGCTCTGTGTGGAAGAGGTTGAAGCTCTGCTGGAGCATCTCGTGGAGCACAGAGatggcctgggcctcctgcagctggccaccctccaccatctcctgggggaAAGCAAAGTCCATTCTGTCCTGCAGACAGAAGCGAGGGGAGAGTCTCCtcatttggcccaggagcctgagGTTCTTCCTGCCAACCAGCACGTGGTTCTGAGACAGGTCACAGCCCAGGGATCCTCCAGGGCCGTAGCTGACCAGCACCAGGGCCATCAGTAGAGAGAGCACGAAGGCCATGGGGAAGATGAGgctgctgctggcctggctgAGATGGTGGAACCTTGAGGTAGGTTCTCTGATGCCATGCTTTCTAAGCAAGGCCATTAAATAGGGAACAcggtagttttcattttctaattgtttctaTACACTTTTACTTCCCTTTTTTGATTTTCATGTATGTATTCACAATATGATCAAAGAAAACAATCTAAACtattaattttatctatttccCAATAACTTCAAATGTTCCCAGCCAAATCGATATTTATCAATAAATGAGTAAGGTCTTTGTCTTAAGTCAGGAGTGATGTACTTTTGTAATTACACACATTATTTCTTCCCGTCTCTCATGCATAAATGTTGCTCTCCTCTTGTCCAGGAACACATCAGTAGCCCTCATCTTAGGCTCCATTTTCCCCTCTTACTTTACATGGGAATCCAGTCTCTCTCAGCTCTATGCTTTCTGTATTTATTAGGAATTTACCAGATCATTCTGGCAATTAAGCTCTTTAAAACAAATGATGGGTGTTCTTCAGCGTTTGATTTACAGAAGAGGCTGATTATTACAAGTCCAAGCTCTTCTTCCATGTTTCTGTTCCTTCTAGAACAATTTCCTTCAGGTCCCTGTGGTTGTGCTTCAGGGGACCATGAGGTCAGGACTGTTACAGACATCACCGTTTCTTTCCGCCGTTTTCTTACTGGAGACCTGTTGTCGTCCACAGACTGAGCCAATAATTCCACCAGAATCCTGATTCTTCTCTGGGAACATGGGTGAGGAGACTCTAAATGCAGGACAATTGTATTTTCCCAGCAGCACCTCATAAGGGAGAGATGATGTGTAGCCTCACCCTGTCCTCTAGAATGACAGGGTCCACTTCCAAACCTGCTGGATACCCTCCCTGAGAGCAGGGTCAATCCTCAGAATCCTGAGGACTTGAAAATCTCCTTTCTATGGAAGGCCTGTTTACTTGTTGGGAAAAAACTTTATCTTCCAGAACTCCTTCCCTGTCCCCTGAGGTGTTTGTGTGAAGGACCCTGTTACTCTGTGGTGACTTCCTCTTCTCCTGATCCATGTCCTCAGGTGTCCATAGTGTCAGCAGCCCTCAGACACTAAGAGCAAATGTGTATTTGTGCAAGTAAGTGGAGGAATTAATCCAACGGCACTCCCTTAaccttaataaaaattaaaaggaccCAGGTATTGAAGCCGGGTGTCCTGCATCAGAGAACAagtcttgaccatctgagctaccaggcaagccCTAGCCttagtagaaaaataatttttatttgaccAAGTATAGATTTAATTATTCAACCCTTTTACTATTGAGCACTTGTTTTACTGAAATTTTCTGAGCTTGAGGTGGGAGATTTAATGATGATGTTGTTTCTGTTTAGAAGCTATTTCACAGAACCAAGGGTTGAGCTTCATttggtcattcagttcagttcagttgctcagttgtgtctgactctttgcaaccccatggactgcagcatgccagggttccctgcccatcaccaactcccagaacttactcaaactcatgtccattgagttggtgatgccatccaaccatctcatcctctgtcatccccctctccccctgccttcaatctttcccagcatcagggtctcttccaacgaatcagttcttcacatcaggtggccaaagcattggagtttcagcttcagcatcagtccttccaatgaatattcaggactgatttcctttaggatggactggctggatctccttgcaacccaagggactctcaagagtcttctccagcaccacagttcaagagcatcaattttttggtgctcaactgccagagtccagccccagcaggatccaggggaaccctcaggatgaacggcgctGGTGAATGAGAGAAAGACAGTGAGACAAAGCTTGggggctaagtctgaagtttaCTTTTGCATggcccctttatacccttaacaacatctttttgggggaagtgcatattgcttacacacaggtcatcttaaaacagcaacttgaccttcaacagaaacaggatgtcacccacatgcttttcgttcacaagagtctttcttatcatttggcctcaggcctgctaacattttatggcttgcacctggtgtgacttaagcaacttcagtagccgaccctgtttttctcataattaatctattttctttctaataggcatcatctctatgggaactagataggattacatttttacagaacagaaatgcgaaggactgcaaaaacagcagatatagcacaaaacaggctcttagtctaaaagttaactctaatctctatctaaagtattttctatgaggcacatttgtggctattatatttgtggagcttttctcaccctgagaaggggcctatgcttaatagtttcttttgttagcgtactgtgcttaggatatttagaacaatcatgagcattttttgcaatgagagcacacatttatcaaacaagccagaatgccagcaaaagagtTTAAACTGAAGCATTTCTTTCATCCCtagccccttcatagggtaccagcgtctaggagatttattaattagggttttaagttggtctttattcaatgaaagaggagcaggagagctctcggcaggcaacacaagaatccgcagcagggcaaacaaggacaacagcagaaaaggagggaggatacagggtggggtagaggccgaggccaacctggagggtcccttatcctagacggccttgcctgtcaggttttttcctcatgacctcgtcatgaaTGGGGTCCTGGATGGCCTTGCCTGTCCGggattttcttcatgacctcgtcatgggcgGGATCTCCCGTAATGGCTcccagcactcaactttctttatagtccaactctcacatccatacatgactactggaaaaaccatagctttgtttgactagatggatctttgttggtaaagtaatgtctctgcttttttttttgtctctgctttttaatatgctatctaggttggtcataacttttctttcaaggagcaagtgtcttttaatttcatggctgcactcaccatctgcagtgattttggagccccagaataaagtctgcctctgtttccattgtttccccatctattgccatgaagtggtgggactggatgccatgatcttagttttctgaatgttgagctttgagccaactttttcactctcctctttcactttcatcaagaggctctttagttcttcttcactttctgccataagggtggtgtcacttgtatgtctgaggttattgacatttctcctggcaatcttgattccagcttatgcttcatccaacccagcatttctcatgatgtactctatatataagttaaataagcagagtgacaatatacagctttgacgtactgctttcccgatttggaaccagtcagttgttccatgtccagttctaactgttgcttaagCCAGCTGAATTCCATGGGCATCTCTATTCCTCTGAGAATTCAGGGCAGTGAGGACCAGCCTAGTAGGTCAGGAAAAATAcccttttttcctttacttgagTGTAATATTTCATTCAGTTTTTAATACTCTATATTCACTTAGTGGCTGACTGGACAAGACTTGTCTCAGTGCTCCTGATTTAGTTCTAATTCATGATGagataaagaaaagtaaagaaagccATAGGGGCTGCAT harbors:
- the LOC133048518 gene encoding interferon omega-1, yielding MAFVLSLLMALVLVSYGPGGSLGCDLSQNHVLVGRKNLRLLGQMRRLSPRFCLQDRMDFAFPQEMVEGGQLQEAQAISVLHEMLQQSFNLFHTERSSAAWDTTLLEQLRTGLHQQLDNLDACLGQVTGEEDSALGRMGPTLAVKRYFQGIHVYLQEKGYSDCAWEIVRLEIMRSFSSSTSLQERLRMMDGDLISP